A portion of the Physeter macrocephalus isolate SW-GA chromosome 15, ASM283717v5, whole genome shotgun sequence genome contains these proteins:
- the RPL7 gene encoding large ribosomal subunit protein uL30 isoform X1, which produces MCGTDREKKKKVPAVPETLKKKRKNFAELKIKRLRKKFAQKMLRKARRKLIYEKAKHYHKEYRQMYRTEIRMARMARKAGNFYVPAEPKLAFVIRIRGINGVSPKVRKVLQLLRLRQIFNGTFVKLNKASINMLRIVEPYIAWGYPNLKSVNELIYKRGYGKINKKRIALTDNVLIARSLGKYGIICMEDLIHEIYTVGKRFKEANNFLWPFKLSSPRGGMKKKTTHFVEGGDAGNREDQINRLIRRMN; this is translated from the exons ATGTGCGGAACCGACAG agagaagaaaaagaaggttcCTGCTGTGCCAGAAACCCTTAAGAAAAAGCGAAAGAATTTCGCAGAGCTTAAGATCAAGCGCCTGAGAAAGAAATTTGCCCAGAAGATG CTTCGAAAGGCAAGGAGGAAGCTAATCTATGAAAAAGCTAAGCACTATCACAAGGAATACCGGCAGATGTACAGAACTGAAATTCGAATGGCTAGGATGGCAAGAAAAGCTGGCAACTTCTACGTACCCGCGGAACCCAAATTGGCATTTGTCATCAGGATCAGAGG TATCAATGGTGTGAGCCCAAAGGTTCGAAAGGTGTTGCAGCTTCTTCGCCTCCGTCAGATTTTCAATGGCACCTTTGTGAAGCTCAACAAGGCTTCAATTAACATGCTGAGAATTGTGGAACCATACATTGCATGGGG GTACCCAAACCTCAAGTCAGTAAATGAATTGATCTACAAGCGTGGTTATGGCAAAATCAACAAGAAGCGAATTGCCCTGACGGATAACGTGTTGATTGCTCGATCTCTTG GCAAATACGGTATTATCTGCATGGAGGATCTGATTCATGAGATCTATACTGTTGGAAAACGTTTCAAAGAAGCAAACAACTTCCTGTGGCCCTTCAAATTGTCTTCTCCACGAGgtggaatgaagaaaaagacCACCCATTTTGTAGAAGGTGGAGATGCTGGCAACAGGGAAGACCAGATCAACAGACTTATTAGAAGAATGAACTAA
- the RPL7 gene encoding large ribosomal subunit protein uL30 isoform X2 yields MEGAEEKKKKVPAVPETLKKKRKNFAELKIKRLRKKFAQKMLRKARRKLIYEKAKHYHKEYRQMYRTEIRMARMARKAGNFYVPAEPKLAFVIRIRGINGVSPKVRKVLQLLRLRQIFNGTFVKLNKASINMLRIVEPYIAWGYPNLKSVNELIYKRGYGKINKKRIALTDNVLIARSLGKYGIICMEDLIHEIYTVGKRFKEANNFLWPFKLSSPRGGMKKKTTHFVEGGDAGNREDQINRLIRRMN; encoded by the exons ATGGAAGGTGCTGA agagaagaaaaagaaggttcCTGCTGTGCCAGAAACCCTTAAGAAAAAGCGAAAGAATTTCGCAGAGCTTAAGATCAAGCGCCTGAGAAAGAAATTTGCCCAGAAGATG CTTCGAAAGGCAAGGAGGAAGCTAATCTATGAAAAAGCTAAGCACTATCACAAGGAATACCGGCAGATGTACAGAACTGAAATTCGAATGGCTAGGATGGCAAGAAAAGCTGGCAACTTCTACGTACCCGCGGAACCCAAATTGGCATTTGTCATCAGGATCAGAGG TATCAATGGTGTGAGCCCAAAGGTTCGAAAGGTGTTGCAGCTTCTTCGCCTCCGTCAGATTTTCAATGGCACCTTTGTGAAGCTCAACAAGGCTTCAATTAACATGCTGAGAATTGTGGAACCATACATTGCATGGGG GTACCCAAACCTCAAGTCAGTAAATGAATTGATCTACAAGCGTGGTTATGGCAAAATCAACAAGAAGCGAATTGCCCTGACGGATAACGTGTTGATTGCTCGATCTCTTG GCAAATACGGTATTATCTGCATGGAGGATCTGATTCATGAGATCTATACTGTTGGAAAACGTTTCAAAGAAGCAAACAACTTCCTGTGGCCCTTCAAATTGTCTTCTCCACGAGgtggaatgaagaaaaagacCACCCATTTTGTAGAAGGTGGAGATGCTGGCAACAGGGAAGACCAGATCAACAGACTTATTAGAAGAATGAACTAA